GTCCCCGGACACGTGAGCATGGCCTCCGGGTTCAATCCCAACCTGGGCGGCCAGAGTTGGTTCACGGAGGACCTTGTCGGTCAGGTCCGTAGCGTCGCCGGCGTCGAACGTGCGGGCATCCTCACGTTTGCGGGAGGCGGAGTCCGCTATCAAGGGAAGGACGCTTATCCCCTCGTCATCGCGTGCACGTCCGACTGGTTCTCGATCCACCGCGTCGAGCTTTCGGAGGGCGCGACGTTCACCCACCCCGACGAAGAGAACGCACTGTGCGTACTGGGAGGCGCCGCCAAAGAGACGTTGATCGGATCCGGCCCCGCCGTCGGAAAGTCCGTCGAGATCAATGGACGGCCGTTCAAGATCGTGGGCGTGACAAAGGAGAAGCTCGCCGGACAGTCCATGTTCGCCATGCAGAGCTTTCAAAACGTCGCGTACATCCCTTATCGCGCTTTGAAGAAGCAAAGCCCGAACGTCCAGATCGACCGTATCGTCATGTCGAGCTCACCGGAGGCTGAACCCAAGGCTCTCGTGAAGGGCGTGGAGTCGGTGCTCGCCCGATCGCTCGACCCGCAGCAGTTCAGTGTCCTGACCCAAGAGGACCTCTTGGGTCTGATCTATCAGGTTATCGGCATCCTCGGAACATTGGTCGTCGGCCTGACCAGCATAGGCCTCTTCATCGGTGGGGTCGGGATCATGACGGTCATGCTGATGTCGGTCAACGAACGGCGGAAAGAGATCGGCGTCCGTATGGCCGTCGGTGCCCGGCGATCGGACGTTTTTTGGCAGTTCCTGGTCGAGGCGGCGACGATCGGACTCGCGGGCGTCCTTTCCGGATTGGCCGTCAGCGCGGTCGCAGTATGGGCCCTCGCCACGTTCACGAACATCAAGCCTTTGATGACTCCGGGAACCGTCCTGACCGCCTTCGCCATGGGACTCGGGCTGGGTTGCTTGTTCGGGATCCTGCCCGCCGGTCGTGCGGCGAAGCAAGATCCCGTGGTCTCCCTAAGGAACGAATGAGACGTCAGGCGATCTCGGCGCCGGGCTCTTCGCCCGTGTAGTCGTCCGAGACCGTCATGTGTCCGGATTCCTCGGCCTTGATGACGGCCTTCAACGACGCGATCGCGACTTCGATGTGTTTCGGCCCCGGCTCCGCGGTCGTGATGAGCTGTGTCATGAGGCCGGGCTTCAAGATCACGTTGACCCATCTCTGGTCGCGGGCCTTGCCGGCGAGGCGGATGACTTCGTAGCTGATGCCGGCCAGAACGGGAAGCACGACCAGTTGCAGGGGTACCCGGCTCAGGGCGATCTTCCATGAGGGCGAGTCGGCCGGTACGAACAGGTCGCGCGGGATCAGAGGGAACACGAGAAAGGCGATGGCCGTGATGATGATCAGGAAGTTCGTGCCGCACCGAGGATGAAGCCGCGTCTGGGCGGCACAGTTCTCTGGCGTGAGCTCCTGCCTGTGCTCGATCGTGTTGATCGCTTTGTGCTCGGCCCCGTGGTAACGGAAGAGCTCCATCGTCGTCGGGAACCTTGAAATCAGGACGAGGAACCCGATGAAGAAGACGACCTTGATGACCTCGGCGATATAGTTCGTGCCGGTGAGGTGCAGGTTTTTGTCGGGTTGGTTCGTCGCCCATCGGACCAGGTACTCGGCGATGAACTCCGGCGTCGCCCTGAAAATGACGAACTGAAGCAAGAGCCCTCCCACGACGGCAGCGACGATGAGGGCGTTTTCTACGGTCTTGGAAACGGGTTTGCCTTGCGGAGTCCCGTCGGAAAGGTCGGCCCGGGTCTGGACGTCGGCCGACCAGTTCATCGCTTTGTATCCGAGGACAGACGTGTCGAGTAACGCCAAAGTCCCCCGCAGGAACGGCAGTTTCAGCCATTTCTGACGGCCGAGCCACGTCGACTCGAGCGCCTCCGTCTTGATGACGATGTTGCCGTTGGGCGCCCGGCACGCCACCGCGTAATGGTGCGGGGAGCGCATCATCACCCCTTCCACGACGGCCAGCCCGCCGAACGTCAGATATTCGCTTTTGGTGGGGTCGATCGCTCCTGCGTCGCCGTTCGGCATCGGTCGAGGAGTGTACCTGCGGGCCGACCGAAGGCCCGGAAGGCCGCCTTCACCTAGCTTTTCTACGATTTCGTCCTAAATTCGGCCCAAGGCGAGAACAAATGGCCCGGTTCTTAGGTCTAATCACTAAGCCGAACGGCTAAGGAGCAGACAACTGATGGGACAACCCGACAGGTTGGAGCTCACCGAAGACGAGGCCTATGCTCTGCTTTCGCTCTGTATGACGAGCGATATGGCGCTGGATCCTCAATCGGAGCAGGCGATGCGAAAGCTAGCCGAGTTCTGTAAATCGCATAAGAACGCAAAAAGCAATCATACAAAACCGATGATCGGTGGGTTCTGCGAGGCGGGTTAATCCCGCCTCAACCATTTTTAACCCCCTGCATCCGCGTTGCCTTCGCGTTCGGACAGGCGTCAGAATGCGCTCACGATGTCCGACCATGCCCCGCAGCGGCGCGGATTCCTCGACATGACGGGCTACCAGTGGACGGTGCTGTTCGCGGCATGGCTCGGCTGGGGTTTCGACGTCTTCGACGGCCTCCTCTTCAATTACGTCGCCCCGAACTGCGTCCCGACCCTTCTCGGGCTCAAAATCGGGTCGCCGGAGGCCGGTGTCGAGACCATTCGATGGGTCGGGATCTTGACCGCCGTCCTCCTGGTCTTCTGGGCGGTCGGAGGCATCGTCTTCGGCAGGGTGTGCGATCGGATCGGCCGGACCAGGACGCTGCTCCTCACCATGACGCTTTATGCGCTCGGTACGGCGGCGTGCGCTTTCGCACCCAACATTTGGGTCTTGATCCTCTGCCGGATCGTGGCCGCCTTAGGGATCGGAGGCGAATGGGCGGCAGGGGCGGCGATGGTGGCCGAAGTCGTCCCTGAAAAGCGCCGGGTCGAAGCCGGAGCCCTTTTGTACACGTCGGCACCGATGGGTCTGTTCTTGGCCCAGTTCGTCGACCAAACGATTTCCGGCAACCTCTTGAAAGGAGACCCGACCGTCTCGTGGCGGTGGGTGTTCCTGTGCGGGCTCGTACCGGCCGCCGTCGCCCTCCTCGTCCGAGTGTGGGTGAAGGAACCTGAACGGTGGAAAGCACTGGGAGAAGCGGCCCATCCGAAGATCAGCGAACTCTTCCGGCCTGAGAACCGACCTTTGACCGTCAGTGGGCTCGCCATGGCGATCGTCGCCCTCATCCTCTGGTGGACGAACAACGCCTTCATGCCGACGATCGCCAGCGGCCTGGCCGCGATCGAAGCCCAAGCCCGCGGACTGGAGGCGACGGCGGCGAACGTCCTCAAGGTCGCCTGGAGGACGGAAGCTGCGACGTGGTTCAACTTGGGCGGCCTTGTCGGAACCTTGTTGACGATCCCCATCGCGAAACACTTCGGCCGGAAGCCGATGTTCGCGGTCTACCTCGCCGCATCTGCCGCCTCGGTCTTCCTGACGTTCGGCCCTCCGTGGCCCGCCGAAGTCCGATTGCGGCTCTATGGTCTCGTCGGCCTCAGCGTTTTCGGTATGTTCGGTAGCTTCACCTACTACTTACCAGAGCTCTTCCCGACCCGGCTCCGCGGAACTGGGGCAGGATTCTGCTACAACGCGGGGCGCTTCGTGACGGCGGCCGGTGCGATCGGGGTCAGCATCGTGGCGAGCCAGGGGGCCAAGGCCCTTGAACTCGTGCTCACCATCCTGAGTTGGACGTCGGTGGTCGCCCTGCTCGGCTTGCTCGCCTTGCCCCTTGTCATTGAGACTAAAGGGAAGGAACTTCTCGACTGATTCCAAACGACGAGGCCCCGGACCGTCGGATCCGGGGCCTCGCCACCGTTATGAACGGGCTTACTGTCCGCCCTTTTTCGCTTTCTTGAACTTTTCGAGACGGTCGCGGAGCTCTTCCTTCGTTTCAGCGTCCAACCCCCGGGCCGTGTCCAGAAGCTTGACGGCCTTTTCTTGGGTCGTGATCGCTTTGTCGATGTTCCCGCCCTTGAAGTAGCAGTAAGCAAGAGTGTCGAGGATGGTCGGATCTGCGCTCTTCGAAAGTTCGACCGCGCGTTCCGCGATCTTGACGGCGAGCTTGTAGTCCGCCTTCTTGTAATTGATCTCGTCGTCGACCAGGTACCAGGCCACGTTGTTCAGGCTCATCGCCTGATCCTTGATCAGGCCTTCCGAAAGCTTCTTCGCATAAGCGTTCGTGTCCGTAGAGCCCGTGCGGGCCATCAGCTCCAGCTTCAGTTCGCCGAGCATCTTCTCGCTCGACGGGGTCTCCTT
The DNA window shown above is from Armatimonadota bacterium and carries:
- a CDS encoding ABC transporter permease; the encoded protein is MSNVTAAFQSLRESWQRGVLSSLGVAVASIAVLLLVSIGLGVEKDVRSQVDDLGVNVLVAVPGHVSMASGFNPNLGGQSWFTEDLVGQVRSVAGVERAGILTFAGGGVRYQGKDAYPLVIACTSDWFSIHRVELSEGATFTHPDEENALCVLGGAAKETLIGSGPAVGKSVEINGRPFKIVGVTKEKLAGQSMFAMQSFQNVAYIPYRALKKQSPNVQIDRIVMSSSPEAEPKALVKGVESVLARSLDPQQFSVLTQEDLLGLIYQVIGILGTLVVGLTSIGLFIGGVGIMTVMLMSVNERRKEIGVRMAVGARRSDVFWQFLVEAATIGLAGVLSGLAVSAVAVWALATFTNIKPLMTPGTVLTAFAMGLGLGCLFGILPAGRAAKQDPVVSLRNE
- a CDS encoding DUF1385 domain-containing protein, translated to MPNGDAGAIDPTKSEYLTFGGLAVVEGVMMRSPHHYAVACRAPNGNIVIKTEALESTWLGRQKWLKLPFLRGTLALLDTSVLGYKAMNWSADVQTRADLSDGTPQGKPVSKTVENALIVAAVVGGLLLQFVIFRATPEFIAEYLVRWATNQPDKNLHLTGTNYIAEVIKVVFFIGFLVLISRFPTTMELFRYHGAEHKAINTIEHRQELTPENCAAQTRLHPRCGTNFLIIITAIAFLVFPLIPRDLFVPADSPSWKIALSRVPLQLVVLPVLAGISYEVIRLAGKARDQRWVNVILKPGLMTQLITTAEPGPKHIEVAIASLKAVIKAEESGHMTVSDDYTGEEPGAEIA
- a CDS encoding MFS transporter, giving the protein MSDHAPQRRGFLDMTGYQWTVLFAAWLGWGFDVFDGLLFNYVAPNCVPTLLGLKIGSPEAGVETIRWVGILTAVLLVFWAVGGIVFGRVCDRIGRTRTLLLTMTLYALGTAACAFAPNIWVLILCRIVAALGIGGEWAAGAAMVAEVVPEKRRVEAGALLYTSAPMGLFLAQFVDQTISGNLLKGDPTVSWRWVFLCGLVPAAVALLVRVWVKEPERWKALGEAAHPKISELFRPENRPLTVSGLAMAIVALILWWTNNAFMPTIASGLAAIEAQARGLEATAANVLKVAWRTEAATWFNLGGLVGTLLTIPIAKHFGRKPMFAVYLAASAASVFLTFGPPWPAEVRLRLYGLVGLSVFGMFGSFTYYLPELFPTRLRGTGAGFCYNAGRFVTAAGAIGVSIVASQGAKALELVLTILSWTSVVALLGLLALPLVIETKGKELLD